In Gemmata obscuriglobus, a single genomic region encodes these proteins:
- the mscL gene encoding large-conductance mechanosensitive channel protein MscL codes for MRSFFEEFKKFILRGNVVDLAVGVVIGTAFGKIVDSLVRDIFMPIVGLLTGGFDVSAQSVTLYKDAKLAWGSFAQTVITFVIVGFCMFLVVKGMNALHKYVLKGDEGAPVVEPTPTEKLLTEIRDLLKQQAAPPPPAPPA; via the coding sequence ATGCGGTCGTTCTTCGAGGAGTTCAAGAAGTTCATCCTGCGCGGGAACGTGGTCGATCTGGCGGTCGGCGTCGTGATCGGCACCGCGTTCGGCAAGATCGTCGATTCGCTGGTGCGCGACATCTTCATGCCGATCGTCGGGCTGCTCACCGGCGGGTTCGACGTGTCGGCGCAGTCGGTCACGCTTTACAAGGACGCCAAACTCGCCTGGGGCTCGTTCGCGCAGACGGTCATCACGTTCGTCATCGTCGGGTTCTGCATGTTCCTCGTCGTGAAGGGCATGAACGCACTACACAAGTACGTGCTCAAAGGCGACGAGGGAGCGCCGGTCGTCGAGCCCACCCCCACCGAAAAGCTGCTGACCGAGATCCGCGACCTCCTCAAACAGCAAGCGGCCCCGCCGCCACCGGCGCCGCCCGCGTAA
- a CDS encoding arylsulfatase: MFRTAAVFLAVALLAPSGRAADAPKPNIVLIVADDLGCFELGCYGQTKIKTPHIDKLAQGGAKFTRFYSGSPVCAPSRCVLMTGKHSGHATVRNNVEAKPEGQFPIRAEDVTVADALKAHGYATGAMGKWGLGMFDTAGSPLKHGFDLFFGYNCQRHAHSHYPTYIYRNDKRVELKGNDGKTGKQFTQDLFEEEALGFIEANKAKPFFLYLPFTVPHVAVQVPEDSLNEYKGQLGDDPAYDGKKGYQPHPAPHAGYAAMVTRMDRSVGRVVEKLNALGLEKNTLVLFTSDNGPTHNVGGADSSFFNSAGKLRGLKGSVYEGGIRVPFIAYQPGTIKAGTESDAPLYFPDVLPTLCAFAGTKAPSAIDGISFLPLLKGEKQPTHDFLYWEFSGYGGQQAVIEGEWKAVRQALGMGGVKTELYNLAKDPSEKEDVAAKNPAVLARLEKRLKNEHTPNSNFPLQTIDPKK, from the coding sequence GTGTTCCGTACCGCTGCCGTGTTCCTCGCCGTCGCACTATTGGCCCCGTCGGGACGAGCCGCCGACGCCCCCAAGCCGAACATCGTGCTCATCGTCGCCGACGACCTCGGGTGCTTCGAGTTGGGGTGCTACGGCCAGACCAAGATCAAGACGCCCCACATCGACAAGCTGGCGCAAGGGGGCGCGAAGTTCACGCGGTTCTACTCGGGCAGCCCGGTGTGCGCGCCGTCGCGGTGCGTGCTCATGACCGGCAAGCACTCCGGCCACGCCACCGTCCGCAACAACGTCGAGGCGAAGCCGGAAGGGCAGTTCCCGATCCGCGCCGAGGACGTGACGGTCGCCGACGCGCTCAAGGCGCATGGGTACGCGACCGGCGCGATGGGCAAGTGGGGGCTCGGCATGTTCGACACCGCCGGCAGCCCGCTGAAGCACGGGTTCGACCTGTTCTTCGGGTACAACTGCCAGCGCCACGCCCACAGCCACTACCCGACCTACATCTACCGCAACGACAAGCGCGTCGAGCTGAAGGGGAACGACGGCAAGACCGGGAAGCAGTTCACACAGGACCTTTTCGAAGAAGAAGCGCTGGGGTTCATTGAAGCGAACAAGGCGAAACCGTTCTTCCTGTACCTACCGTTCACGGTGCCGCACGTCGCGGTACAGGTGCCCGAAGACTCGCTCAACGAGTACAAGGGGCAGCTGGGCGACGACCCCGCCTACGACGGGAAAAAGGGCTACCAACCGCACCCGGCCCCGCACGCCGGCTACGCCGCAATGGTCACCCGTATGGACCGCAGCGTCGGCCGCGTCGTCGAGAAGTTGAACGCGCTGGGACTGGAGAAGAACACGCTGGTGCTGTTCACCAGCGACAACGGCCCGACGCACAACGTCGGCGGGGCGGATTCGAGCTTCTTCAACTCTGCGGGCAAGCTGCGCGGGCTGAAGGGGAGCGTGTACGAAGGCGGCATCCGCGTGCCGTTCATCGCGTACCAGCCCGGCACAATTAAAGCAGGGACCGAGTCTGACGCGCCGCTCTACTTCCCCGATGTCCTCCCGACGCTGTGTGCGTTCGCCGGCACAAAGGCCCCGAGTGCGATCGACGGCATCAGCTTCTTGCCGCTGCTGAAGGGTGAGAAGCAGCCAACGCACGACTTCCTGTACTGGGAGTTCTCGGGGTACGGCGGCCAGCAGGCGGTCATTGAAGGCGAATGGAAAGCGGTCCGTCAGGCGCTCGGAATGGGTGGGGTGAAGACGGAACTTTACAACCTCGCCAAAGACCCGTCGGAGAAGGAAGACGTGGCGGCCAAGAATCCCGCGGTCCTCGCCCGGCTCGAAAAGCGGTTGAAGAACGAGCACACGCCGAACTCGAACTTCCCGCTACAAACGATCGACCCGAAAAAGTAG